A portion of the Malania oleifera isolate guangnan ecotype guangnan chromosome 3, ASM2987363v1, whole genome shotgun sequence genome contains these proteins:
- the LOC131151712 gene encoding gibberellin 2-beta-dioxygenase 6-like translates to MVAAGRKEKIGRSGDEEVPVVDMSWGKRGEVAKEIVKACEEYGFFKVVNHGVRAEVIGRMEEESYRFFGKPAGEKRQAGPANPCGYGSKSIGLGGDVGEVEYLLLHTDLPSISHRAISISHDPTKFSCAVSGYIEAVRELACELLDLMAEGLWVTDTSVFSRLISAVDSDSLFRLNHYPTSPMGGSNGWDADMSPPTCHRASNSSSSSSRIGFGEHSDPQILTILRSNDVGGLQISVGDGVWVPVPPDPTSFYVNVGDVLQAMTNGRFVSVRHRVLANSSHKPRMSMAYFGAPPPHAKITCPPELVTPQRPSRYRPFTWEEYKKAMYSLRLGDDRLDLFKNCTDDEAALM, encoded by the exons ATGGTAGCGGCGGGACGGAAAGAAAAGATCGGACGGAGTGGGGATGAGGAGGTGCCGGTGGTGGACATGTCGTGGGGGAAGAGAGGGGAGGTGGCGAAGGAGATAGTGAAGGCGTGCGAGGAGTACGGGTTCTTCAAGGTGGTGAACCATGGAGTGCGGGCGGAGGTGATAGGGAGGATGGAGGAAGAGAGCTACCGGTTCTTCGGGAAGCCGGCGGGGGAGAAGCGGCAGGCGGGGCCGGCCAACCCCTGCGGCTACGGCAGCAAGAGCATCGGGTTGGGTGGGGATGTGGGAGAGGTGGAGTACCTCCTCCTCCACACTGACCTTCCCTCCATTTCCCACAGAGCCATTTCCATCTCCCACGACCCTACCAAATTTAG CTGTGCGGTGAGTGGGTACATAGAGGCGGTTAGGGAGCTGGCATGTGAGCTATTAGATCTGATGGCAGAGGGGCTGTGGGTTACTGACACGTCAGTCTTCAGCCGGCTCATCTCCGCCGTTGATAGCGATTCCTTGTTCAGGCTCAATCACTACCCCACTTCTCCCATGGGCGGCAGCAACGGCTGGGACGCTGACATGTCACCTCCCACCTGTCATCGTGccagcaacagcagcagcagtagcagcaGGATTGGGTTCGGAGAGCATTCTGACCCTCAGATCTTGACCATCCTCAGATCCAACGACGTGGGCGGCCTCCAAATCTCTGTTGGTGATGGGGTGTGGGTCCCTGTCCCACCCGACCCCACCTCCTTCTATGTCAATGTGGGAGACGTCTTACAg GCAATGACAAATGGGAGATTTGTGAGTGTGAGGCACAGGGTGCTGGCTAACTCATCACACAAGCCGAGAATGTCAATGGCCTACTTTGGGGCCCCTCCCCCCCACGCAAAGATCACATGTCCTCCAGAGCTGGTCACTCCCCAGAGACCCTCCCGTTACAGGCCCTTCACTTGGGAAGAGTACAAGAAGGCTATGTATTCTCTCAGGCTTGGGGACGACAGGCTTGACCTCTTCAAGAACTGCACAGATGATGAAGCTGCTTTGATGTAA